The Brassica oleracea var. oleracea cultivar TO1000 chromosome C6, BOL, whole genome shotgun sequence genome includes a region encoding these proteins:
- the LOC106296579 gene encoding glycerol-3-phosphate dehydrogenase [NAD(+)] 1, chloroplastic, which produces MRIRSSFFSIFLLSSSSSPSSSFFSSRFSSLSAMSPGANGDFKSRVTVVGSGNWGSVAAKLIASNALKLPSFHDEVRMWVFEEVLPNGEKLTDVINKTNENVKYLPGIKLGRNVVADPDLENAVKEANMLVFVTPHQFMGGICKKLKGKVTGEVEAISLVKGMEVKKEGPCMISSLISKELGINSCVLMGANIANEIAVEKFSEATVGYRESREIADTWVQLFSTPYFMVTPVHDVEGVELCGTLKNVVAIAAGFVDGLEMGNNTKAAIMRIGLREMRALSKLLFPSVKDSTFFESCGVADVITTCLGGRNRRVAEAFAQSGGKRSFDELEAEMLQGQKLQGVSTAREVYEVLNHCGWLEMFPLFSTVHQICTGRLKPEAIVHYRDHKA; this is translated from the exons ATGCGAATCCGTTCCTCATTCTTCTCTATCTTCCTCCTTTCCTCATCCTCTTCTCCTTCCTCGTCCTTCTTCTCCTCTCGTTTCTCCTCTCTCTCCGCTATGTCTCCAGGCGCTAATGGTGATTTCAAATCTAGGGTTACGGTCGTGGGCAGTGGCAACTGGGGAAGCGTTGCTGCTAAGCTCATCGCTTCCAATGCCCTCAAGCTTCCTTCTTTCCATG ATGAAGTTAGGATGTGGGTGTTTGAGGAAGTTCTGCCAAATGGTGAGAAGCTCACTGATGTAATCAACAAGACCAAT GAAAACGTCAAGTATCTCCCTGGGATTAAGTTAGGAAGAAATGTCGTTGCAGATCCTGACCTTGAAAATGCAG TGAAGGAAGCAAACATGTTGGTTTTTGTTACGCCGCATCAGTTCATGGGTGGTATATGCAAGAAGCTTAAGGGAAAGGTAACAGGAGAGGTTGAGGCTATATCTCTCGTTAAAGGGATGGAAGTGAAGAAGGAAGGTCCCTGCATGATCTCTAGTCTCATCTCCAAGGAACTTGGTATCAACTCTTGTGTTCTTATGGGCGCAAACATCGCCAACGAG ATTGCTGTGGAGAAGTTTAGCGAAGCAACGGTTGGATATAGAGAGAGTCGAGAAATAGCTGACACTTGGGTTCAGTTGTTTAGTACTCCCTATTTTATGGTCACACCG GTTCATGATGTTGAAGGAGTAGAGTTGTGTGGGACCTTGAAGAATGTAGTGGCTATTGCAGCGGGTTTCGTTGATGGTTTGGAAATGGGTAATAACACAAAG GCTGCAATCATGAGGATTGGTTTACGAGAGATGAGAGCACTCTCGAAGCTTCTTTTTCCATCTGTCAAAGACAGTACTTTCTTTGAGAGCTGTGGTGTAGCAGATGTCATAACAACTTGCT TAGGAGGAAGAAACCGAAGAGTTGCAGAAGCATTTGCCCAAAGTGGAGGAAAAAG GTCTTTTGATGAGCTTGAAGCAGAGATGCTACAAGGGCAAAAGCTACAG GGTGTTTCCACGGCAAGAGAGGTCTACGAGGTCTTGAACCACTGTGGATGGCTGGAGATGTTTCCACTGTTTTCAACGGTTCACCAAATCTGCACAGGTCGTCTTAAACCTGAAGCCATTGTTCATTACCGTGACCACAAAGCCTAA
- the LOC106297604 gene encoding uncharacterized protein LOC106297604 gives MSSRQSVRHPSHNHPLRSHKCEAKDEIICSGCDLDLIGAAFKCTKSSECDYFLHKSCFSLPRETNHKSHQPHCLTLLYSPKSMYTCQACGEYGSSFTYNCSICQYDVHVGCVSMPETVKREDHAHPLTLLYSSPYTEPGLVFTCDVCKETVPDNLWAYYCMECDYGTHLHSCAKEEEEAKKGEGEGSKSSAKQELAAMLEAQREMENMQIEIHLAMQSALFAKKANKAALSYI, from the coding sequence ATGTCTTCTCGACAATCAGTGAGGCACCCGAGTCACAACCATCCATTGCGCAGTCACAAATGCGAAGCAAAAGACGAAATCATCTGCTCAGGTTGCGATCTCGATCTGATTGGTGCAGCTTTCAAATGCACAAAATCATCAGAATGCGATTACTTCTTGCACAAGTCATGTTTTAGCCTTCCACGTGAAACCAACCACAAATCTCACCAACCCCACTGTTTGACTTTACTCTACTCCCCAAAGTCAATGTACACGTGTCAGGCTTGCGGTGAGTACGGATCAAGTTTCACTTACAACTGTTCGATCTGTCAGTACGACGTACATGTCGGATGTGTTTCAATGCCTGAAACCGTGAAGCGTGAAGATCACGCACATCCGCTCACTCTTCTTTACAGTTCTCCTTATACCGAACCCGGTTTAGTTTTCACCTGCGATGTCTGTAAGGAAACCGTACCGGATAATCTCTGGGCGTATTACTGCATGGAATGCGATTACGGTACACATTTACACTCATGTGCGAAAGAGGAAGAAGAGGCAAAGAAAGGAGAAGGAGAAGGAAGCAAAAGCTCGGCGAAGCAAGAGTTAGCTGCAATGCTCGAGGCTCAAAGAGAGATGGAGAATATGCAGATTGAGATTCATTTGGCCATGCAGAGTGCTTTGTTCGCCAAAAAGGCGAATAAGGCAGCTCTCAGTTATATCTAG
- the LOC106297603 gene encoding uncharacterized protein LOC106297603, whose product MGIRAIASVASAVVSRKKTHQVKIYNMIETALEDQRSKMTDTADVPLWKQKEDTYRPQFSNKRTWSLIRQVHPTVQWHFGIWFQYATPKKSAFYTWLAIHKRLIPGDRMAIWNSGRLKLKNTFSSIDCAAEVWSLLTRGLLGSRFYYGLGRSYSPHNGNNSGSKIQVALFISLFTPYGRREMIYIMEQRLWSQALWFLTVSATGHRNYEALLQRWFASRV is encoded by the coding sequence ATGGGTATCAGAGCAATAGCTTCAGTGGCCTCTGCTGTAGTGAGTAGGAAAAAAACACACCAGGTGAAGATCTATAATATGATCGAGACAGCCTTGGAGGACCAAAGGTCCAAGATGACTGATACAGCTGATGTCCCCTTATGGAAACAAAAAGAAGACACATACCGGCCCCAATTTAGCAACAAACGAACATGGAGTCTCATTCGACAGGTGCATCCGACAGTGCAATGGCATTTCGGGATATGGTTTCAGTATGCAACCCCAAAAAAATCTGCTTTCTACACCTGGTTAGCTATTCATAAAAGACTAATTCCGGGAGATCGTATGGCTATTTGGAACAGCGGGAGACTGAAACTCAAGAACACATTTTCTTCGATCGATTGTGCTGCGGAAGTGTGGTCACTCTTAACACGAGGGCTTCTAGGTTCTCGATTTTACTACGGCTTGGGGAGATCATACTCACCTCATAATGGAAACAACTCAGGATCAAAAATCCAGGTTGCACTTTTCATATCACTCTTCACTCCATATGGCAGGAGAGAAATGATATACATCATGGAGCAACGCCTATGGTCGCAGGCTCTGTGGTTCTTAACGGTATCTGCTACGGGCCACCGAAATTATGAAGCTCTGCTGCAGCGCTGGTTCGCTTCAAGGGTTTAG